In Oryza brachyantha chromosome 1, ObraRS2, whole genome shotgun sequence, the following are encoded in one genomic region:
- the LOC102715348 gene encoding probable hexosyltransferase MUCI70 isoform X1 — translation MPSSTIRSISITVSDDDAAAGLPAAAPRRARASRRKAAARGVGQRAVLLVARWWPVLLLLPAVALLLFEASRLRASPGPSPPVSKSSLGRLDPTTRLVHGLREPCLKFLSPKGIENLVFPEGTRLNSVVKRIIYKSDDNDYDTYHSDANSTYLLQHAEATRFNLFTGFQTLPDREESFKVNETINVHCGFYSDNGGFKISDIDMRYMRSCKVVVSTCAFGGGDDLYQPIGMVNSSIGKVCYVALWDEVTLSTQESEGRVVDGNGMRGRWRIIVVRSLPFVDQRLNGKIPKMLSHRLFPEARYSIWVDSKYQFRRDPIGVLEALLWRTNSTFAISEHGARSNIYDEGKAIVQKHKATPEEVEVQLTQYRKDGMPDAKRLHGLKALAEASVIVRELAPVTNHFMCAWFNEVVRFTSRDQLSFPYVLWRLNMPGINMFPVCTRRDLVNSLGHTRKVKPLLTQTISESSTT, via the exons acgacgacgccgcggcggggttgccggcggcggcccccCGGCGGGCCCGAGCCTCCCGccggaaggcggcggcgcgtggcgtGGGGCAGCGGGCCGTGCTGCTGGTGGCGAGGTGGTGGCCcgtcctcctgctcctcccgGCCGTCGCGCTCCTCCTCTTCGAGGCCTCGCGTCTCCGCGCCTCCCCCGGTCCATCCCCGCCAGTATCCAAGTCCAGTCTCGGCCGGCTCGACCCGACCACCCGACTCGTCCATGGCTTGCGGGAGC CTTGCTTGAAGTTCCTTAGTCCCAAAGGTATAGAAAATTTGGTATTTCCTGAAGGCACAAGACTTAATTCTGTGGTCAAGAGGATTATATACAAATCTGATGACAATGACTATGATACATACCACTCTGACGCAAACTCAACATATTTGCTGCAACATGCTGAAGCTACCAGGTTCAATCTGTTTACAGGATTTCAGACACTTCCTGACAGAGAGGAGAGCTTCAAG GTGAATGAAACTATTAATGTGCACTGTGGTTTCTACAGTGACAATGGTGGTTTCAAAATTTCTGACATTGACATGAGATATATGAGATCTTGTAAAGTTGTTGTATCTACCTGTGCATTTGGTGGTGGGGATGATCTATATCAGCCTATTGGAATGGTCAATTCTTCAATTGGAAAG GTCTGTTATGTTGCTCTCTGGGATGAGGTCACACTATCAACTCAGGAATCTGAAGGAAGAGTAGTCGATGGCAACGGAATGAGAGGAAGGTGGCGCATCATTGTTGTCAGGAGCCTCCCCTTTGTTGATCAGCGGTTAAATGGAAAGATACCAAAG ATGTTGAGTCATCGCCTTTTCCCAGAAGCAAGATACTCTATATGGGTGGACTCTAAATACCAATTCCGAAGGGATCCAATAGGAGTGCTTGAAGCACTTCTTTGGAGAACAAATTCTACCTTTGCTATTTCTGAACATGGAGCACGGAGTAACATCTACGACGAGGGTAAAGCTATTGTTCAAAAGCACAAGGCTACTCCAGAAGAAGTTGAGGTTCAGTTAACTCAGTATCGTAAAGATGGGATGCCAGATGCAAAAAGATTACATGGGTTAAAAG ctttagctGAAGCTTCAGTCATTGTGAGGGAGCTGGCCCCAGTGACGAACCACTTCATGTGTGCTTGGTTCAATGAAGTTGTTCGATTCACATCTCGAGACCAACTCAGTTTTCCGTATGTCTTGTGGCGTCTAAACATGCCAGGAATCAATATGTTCCCTGTGTGCACTCGGAGGGATCTTGTGAACAGTTTGGGTCACACAAGAAAAGTAAAACCTCTTCTTACACAGACCATTTCAGAGTCTTCTACCACGTAA
- the LOC102715348 gene encoding probable hexosyltransferase MUCI70 isoform X2 — protein sequence MTWLYFVCMMLAACLKFLSPKGIENLVFPEGTRLNSVVKRIIYKSDDNDYDTYHSDANSTYLLQHAEATRFNLFTGFQTLPDREESFKVNETINVHCGFYSDNGGFKISDIDMRYMRSCKVVVSTCAFGGGDDLYQPIGMVNSSIGKVCYVALWDEVTLSTQESEGRVVDGNGMRGRWRIIVVRSLPFVDQRLNGKIPKMLSHRLFPEARYSIWVDSKYQFRRDPIGVLEALLWRTNSTFAISEHGARSNIYDEGKAIVQKHKATPEEVEVQLTQYRKDGMPDAKRLHGLKALAEASVIVRELAPVTNHFMCAWFNEVVRFTSRDQLSFPYVLWRLNMPGINMFPVCTRRDLVNSLGHTRKVKPLLTQTISESSTT from the exons ATGACTTGGTTATATTTTGTCTGTATGATGTTGGCAGCTTGCTTGAAGTTCCTTAGTCCCAAAGGTATAGAAAATTTGGTATTTCCTGAAGGCACAAGACTTAATTCTGTGGTCAAGAGGATTATATACAAATCTGATGACAATGACTATGATACATACCACTCTGACGCAAACTCAACATATTTGCTGCAACATGCTGAAGCTACCAGGTTCAATCTGTTTACAGGATTTCAGACACTTCCTGACAGAGAGGAGAGCTTCAAG GTGAATGAAACTATTAATGTGCACTGTGGTTTCTACAGTGACAATGGTGGTTTCAAAATTTCTGACATTGACATGAGATATATGAGATCTTGTAAAGTTGTTGTATCTACCTGTGCATTTGGTGGTGGGGATGATCTATATCAGCCTATTGGAATGGTCAATTCTTCAATTGGAAAG GTCTGTTATGTTGCTCTCTGGGATGAGGTCACACTATCAACTCAGGAATCTGAAGGAAGAGTAGTCGATGGCAACGGAATGAGAGGAAGGTGGCGCATCATTGTTGTCAGGAGCCTCCCCTTTGTTGATCAGCGGTTAAATGGAAAGATACCAAAG ATGTTGAGTCATCGCCTTTTCCCAGAAGCAAGATACTCTATATGGGTGGACTCTAAATACCAATTCCGAAGGGATCCAATAGGAGTGCTTGAAGCACTTCTTTGGAGAACAAATTCTACCTTTGCTATTTCTGAACATGGAGCACGGAGTAACATCTACGACGAGGGTAAAGCTATTGTTCAAAAGCACAAGGCTACTCCAGAAGAAGTTGAGGTTCAGTTAACTCAGTATCGTAAAGATGGGATGCCAGATGCAAAAAGATTACATGGGTTAAAAG ctttagctGAAGCTTCAGTCATTGTGAGGGAGCTGGCCCCAGTGACGAACCACTTCATGTGTGCTTGGTTCAATGAAGTTGTTCGATTCACATCTCGAGACCAACTCAGTTTTCCGTATGTCTTGTGGCGTCTAAACATGCCAGGAATCAATATGTTCCCTGTGTGCACTCGGAGGGATCTTGTGAACAGTTTGGGTCACACAAGAAAAGTAAAACCTCTTCTTACACAGACCATTTCAGAGTCTTCTACCACGTAA
- the LOC102712221 gene encoding 50S ribosomal protein L13, chloroplastic, giving the protein MATAIAASAFPSSAFAGNRALPRQRRAARPAPRRAAAGGLSVRCEQSEKQKRQPLSALVPREQRFMFEGDELCGPDIWNTTWYPKAADHVTTEKTWYVVDATDKILGRLASTIAVHIRGKNEATYTPSVDMGAFVVVVNAEKVAVSGKKRTQKLYRRHSGRPGGMKEETFDQLQKRIPERIIEHAVRGMLPKGRLGRRLFTHLKVYKGPGHPHEAQKPVPLPIADKRIQKTDK; this is encoded by the exons atGGCTACGGCCATAGCAGCCTCCGCGttcccctcctccgccttcgCCGGCAACAGGGCGCTCCCCCGCCAGCGACGAGCGGCGAGGCCcgcgccccgccgcgccgccgcgggaggCCTGTCGGTGCGGTGCGAGCAGAGCGAGAAGCAGAAGAGGCAGCCGCTCTCCGCGCTCGTCCCCCGCGAGCAGCGATTCATGTTCGAAGGCGATGAGCTCTGCGGCCCT GACATATGGAACACAACATGGTACCCTAAGGCTGCAGATCATGTAACTACTGAGAAGACATGGTACGTTGTTgatgcaactgacaagatccTAGGTAGGCTCGCATCCACCATTGCAGTACATATCAGAGGAAAGAATGAGGCCACATACACCCCCAGTGTGGACATGGGGGCTTTTGTTGTTGTG GTAAATGCAGAGAAGGTTGCTGTTTCTGGTAAAAAGCGGACACAGAAGCTCTACAGGAGGCACTCTGGACGGCCTGGTGGAATGAAAGAAGAAACTTTTGATCAGCTTCAGAAAAGGATACCGGAGAGAATTATTGAACATGCAGTACGTGGCATGCTTCCCAAAGGCAGG CTGGGAAGAAGACTGTTTACCCACCTCAAGGTGTACAAGGGACCAGGACATCCCCACGAGGCTCAAAAACCTGTTCCACTGCCTATCGCGGATAAAAGAATACAAAAGACTGATAAGTAG